The Streptomyces sp. NBC_00670 genome window below encodes:
- the mmpB gene encoding morphogenic membrane protein MmpB: MLWSDPENEPPEELRGAQAMLRRLGVVLALAMVLAMLVLGIL, encoded by the coding sequence ATGCTGTGGTCCGACCCCGAGAACGAGCCGCCCGAGGAACTGCGCGGCGCGCAGGCCATGCTGCGCCGCCTCGGCGTCGTCCTGGCCCTGGCCATGGTCCTGGCCATGCTCGTGCTGGGCATCCTGTAG
- a CDS encoding acyl-CoA carboxylase epsilon subunit yields MTIKVVRGNPTPEELAAALAVVRARAAAAGAEPPAAPAPRAAWSDPSRLAARRLPQPGPTAWSRTYWPG; encoded by the coding sequence GTGACGATCAAAGTCGTACGGGGCAACCCGACCCCCGAGGAGCTCGCCGCCGCCCTCGCGGTGGTCCGCGCCCGGGCCGCCGCGGCCGGTGCCGAGCCGCCCGCCGCGCCCGCCCCGCGCGCCGCCTGGTCCGACCCGTCCCGCCTCGCGGCGCGGCGCCTGCCGCAGCCGGGCCCGACGGCCTGGAGCCGTACGTACTGGCCGGGCTGA
- a CDS encoding acyl-CoA carboxylase subunit beta: MSEPEERQAREEIDIHTTAGKLADLQRRIEEATHAGSARAVDKQHAKGKLTARERIELLLDEDSFVELDEFARHRSTNFGLEDNRPYGDGVVTGYGTVDGRPVAVFSQDFTVFGGALGEVYGQKIVKVMDFALKTGCPVIGINDSGGARIQEGVASLGAYGEIFRRNTHASGVVPQISLIVGPCAGGAVYSPAITDFTVMVDQTSHMFITGPDVIKTVTGEDVGFEELGGARTHNTASGVAHHMAGDEKDAIEYIKQLLSYLPSNNLSEPPAFPEEADLAVTDEDRELDTLVPDSANQPYDIHTVIEHVLDDAEFFETQPLYAPNIVTGYGRIEGRPVGIVANQPMQFAGCLDIKASEKAARFVRTCDAFNIPVLTFVDVPGFLPGVDQEHDGIIRRGAKLIFAYAEATVPLITVITRKAFGGAYDVMGSKHLGADLNLAWPTAQIAVMGAQGAVNILHRRTIAAADDAEATRARLIQEYEDTLLNPYVAAERGYVDAVIMPSDTRAHLVRGLRQLRTKRESLPPKKHGNIPL, from the coding sequence ATGTCCGAGCCGGAAGAGCGCCAGGCGCGCGAAGAGATCGACATCCACACCACCGCGGGCAAGCTCGCGGATCTGCAGCGCCGTATCGAGGAAGCCACGCACGCCGGTTCGGCACGCGCCGTCGACAAGCAGCACGCCAAGGGCAAGCTGACGGCCCGCGAGCGGATCGAACTCCTCCTGGACGAGGACTCGTTCGTCGAACTGGACGAGTTCGCCCGGCACCGCTCGACCAACTTCGGACTCGAGGACAACCGCCCCTACGGCGACGGCGTGGTCACCGGCTACGGCACCGTCGACGGCCGTCCGGTCGCCGTCTTCTCCCAGGACTTCACCGTCTTCGGCGGCGCCCTCGGCGAGGTCTACGGGCAGAAGATCGTCAAGGTGATGGACTTCGCGCTCAAGACCGGCTGCCCCGTCATCGGCATCAACGACTCCGGCGGCGCCCGCATCCAGGAAGGCGTCGCCTCCCTCGGCGCGTACGGCGAGATTTTCCGCCGCAACACCCACGCGAGCGGTGTCGTCCCGCAGATCAGCCTGATCGTCGGCCCGTGCGCGGGCGGCGCGGTCTACTCCCCCGCGATCACCGACTTCACGGTCATGGTCGACCAGACCAGCCATATGTTCATCACCGGCCCGGACGTCATCAAGACCGTCACCGGCGAGGACGTCGGCTTCGAGGAACTCGGTGGCGCCCGCACCCACAACACGGCCTCCGGCGTGGCCCACCACATGGCGGGCGACGAGAAGGACGCCATCGAGTACATCAAGCAGCTGCTGTCCTACCTCCCCTCGAACAACCTCTCCGAGCCCCCGGCCTTCCCCGAGGAGGCCGACCTCGCCGTCACCGACGAGGACCGCGAGCTGGACACCCTCGTCCCCGACTCCGCGAACCAGCCGTACGACATCCACACGGTGATCGAACACGTGCTGGACGACGCGGAGTTCTTCGAGACGCAGCCGCTGTACGCGCCGAACATCGTCACCGGCTACGGCCGCATCGAGGGCCGGCCCGTCGGCATCGTCGCCAACCAGCCCATGCAGTTCGCCGGCTGCCTGGACATCAAGGCGAGCGAGAAGGCCGCCCGCTTCGTGCGCACCTGCGATGCCTTCAACATCCCCGTCCTCACCTTCGTCGACGTCCCCGGCTTCCTGCCCGGCGTCGACCAGGAGCACGACGGCATCATCCGCCGCGGCGCCAAGCTGATCTTCGCCTACGCCGAGGCCACCGTCCCCCTCATCACCGTCATCACCCGCAAGGCCTTCGGCGGCGCCTACGACGTCATGGGCTCCAAACACCTGGGCGCCGACCTGAACCTGGCCTGGCCCACCGCCCAGATCGCCGTCATGGGCGCCCAGGGCGCCGTCAACATCCTGCACCGGCGCACCATCGCCGCCGCCGACGACGCCGAGGCGACCCGGGCCCGGCTGATCCAGGAGTACGAGGACACCCTCCTCAACCCCTACGTCGCCGCCGAACGCGGCTACGTCGACGCCGTGATCATGCCCTCCGACACCCGCGCCCACCTCGTCCGCGGCCTGCGCCAGCTGCGCACCAAGCGCGAGTCCCTCCCCCCGAAGAAGCACGGCAACATCCCGCTGTAG
- a CDS encoding biotin--[acetyl-CoA-carboxylase] ligase, which produces MTPRDASEPPPSRWSDLERPPLNAGALRRALVRPGSLWSEVEVAQRTGSTNSDLVARAAQGTAAEGAVLVAEEQSAARGRLDRRWTAPARSGLFFSVLLEPAEVPVARWGWLPLLTGVAVATGLSRAAGVDTALKWPNDLLVTVGGAERKTGGILAERAGERGVVVGIGINVTLRADELPVPTAGSLALAGASGTDRDPLLRAVLRSLEQWYGRWREAGGDAAASGLQETYAAGCATLGRTVRADLPGDRSVTGEAVAVDGDGRLVIATEEGVQEPVGAGDVIHLRPARG; this is translated from the coding sequence ATGACGCCGCGAGACGCTTCCGAGCCGCCGCCCAGCCGCTGGTCCGACCTGGAGCGGCCGCCGCTCAACGCCGGTGCGCTGCGCCGGGCGCTGGTGCGGCCGGGGAGCCTGTGGTCGGAGGTGGAGGTGGCGCAGCGCACCGGGTCCACCAACAGCGACCTGGTCGCCCGCGCGGCGCAGGGCACGGCGGCCGAGGGTGCGGTGCTGGTCGCGGAGGAGCAGAGCGCGGCGCGCGGCCGCCTGGACCGGCGGTGGACGGCTCCCGCCCGGTCCGGCCTCTTCTTCTCCGTCCTGCTCGAACCGGCCGAGGTGCCCGTCGCCCGCTGGGGCTGGCTGCCGCTGCTCACCGGCGTCGCGGTGGCCACCGGGCTGTCCCGCGCGGCGGGCGTCGACACCGCCCTGAAGTGGCCCAACGACCTCCTGGTCACGGTGGGCGGCGCCGAGCGCAAGACCGGCGGCATCCTCGCCGAGCGGGCCGGGGAGCGGGGCGTCGTCGTCGGCATCGGCATCAACGTCACCCTGCGCGCGGACGAGCTCCCCGTCCCCACCGCCGGGTCGCTGGCCCTCGCGGGCGCGTCCGGTACGGACCGCGACCCGTTGCTGCGGGCCGTACTGCGCTCCCTGGAGCAGTGGTACGGCCGCTGGCGGGAGGCCGGCGGGGACGCCGCGGCGAGCGGACTCCAGGAGACGTACGCCGCCGGATGCGCCACCCTGGGCCGTACCGTGCGGGCCGACCTGCCGGGCGACCGGTCGGTCACCGGGGAGGCGGTGGCGGTCGACGGGGACGGACGGCTGGTGATCGCCACGGAGGAAGGGGTACAGGAGCCGGTGGGCGCGGGCGACGTGATCCATCTGCGGCCCGCGCGGGGGTGA
- a CDS encoding adenylate/guanylate cyclase domain-containing protein yields the protein MTVDDSGSGTGAHPAPDGEPARDDEAGAGEPGSGQAGAAQAAGGEDDVADGDAAGDEDDETDPLALRLEGLILGAERRYTPFQAARSAGVSMELASRFWRAMGFADIGQAKALTEADVLALRRLAGLVEAGLLSEAMAVQVARSTGQTTARLAEWQIDSFLEDLTEPPEPGMTRTEVTYPLVELLLPELEEFLVYVWRRQLAAATGRVIQATDDEEMVDRRLAVGFADLVGFTRLTRRMEEEELGELVEAFETTAADLVAANGGRLIKTLGDEVLYAADDAGVAAETALRLIETMANDETMPELRVGIAFGTVTTRMGDVFGTTVNLASRLTSIAPKDAVLVDQAFAEELIRSGEAPASEAEAAEAAATAEKEGENPPTYRFALQPMWQRPVRGLGVVEPWLLTRRTPEE from the coding sequence GTGACCGTCGACGATTCGGGCTCGGGCACGGGCGCACATCCCGCCCCCGACGGTGAACCGGCGCGGGACGACGAGGCCGGTGCGGGCGAGCCGGGCTCCGGCCAGGCGGGGGCGGCACAGGCAGCCGGCGGCGAGGACGACGTAGCCGATGGTGACGCCGCCGGCGACGAGGACGACGAGACGGACCCCCTCGCCCTCCGCCTCGAAGGCCTGATCCTCGGCGCCGAGCGCCGCTACACCCCCTTCCAGGCGGCCCGCAGCGCGGGCGTCTCCATGGAACTGGCCTCCCGCTTCTGGCGGGCCATGGGCTTCGCCGACATCGGCCAGGCCAAGGCGCTCACCGAGGCCGACGTCCTCGCACTGCGACGGCTCGCCGGTCTCGTCGAGGCGGGACTGCTCAGCGAGGCGATGGCCGTGCAGGTCGCCCGGTCCACCGGCCAGACCACCGCCCGGCTGGCCGAGTGGCAGATCGACTCCTTCCTGGAGGACCTCACCGAGCCGCCCGAGCCCGGCATGACCCGCACCGAGGTGACGTACCCGCTGGTGGAGCTGCTCCTGCCGGAGCTGGAGGAATTCCTGGTCTACGTCTGGCGGCGCCAGCTCGCCGCGGCCACCGGGCGGGTCATCCAGGCCACGGACGACGAGGAGATGGTCGACCGCCGCCTCGCCGTAGGCTTCGCCGACCTCGTCGGCTTCACCCGGCTGACCCGGCGGATGGAGGAGGAGGAGCTCGGCGAGCTGGTCGAGGCGTTCGAGACGACCGCGGCGGACCTGGTCGCGGCCAACGGCGGCCGGCTCATCAAGACCCTCGGCGACGAGGTCCTCTACGCGGCCGACGACGCCGGTGTCGCCGCCGAGACGGCCCTGCGGCTGATCGAGACCATGGCGAACGACGAGACCATGCCGGAACTGCGCGTCGGCATAGCGTTCGGCACGGTGACCACCCGGATGGGTGACGTGTTCGGTACGACGGTGAACCTCGCGAGCCGGCTGACGTCGATAGCCCCCAAGGACGCGGTCCTCGTCGACCAGGCGTTCGCCGAGGAACTCATCCGCTCCGGCGAGGCCCCCGCCTCGGAGGCGGAGGCCGCGGAAGCGGCGGCCACAGCGGAAAAAGAGGGCGAGAACCCCCCCACCTACCGCTTCGCCCTCCAGCCCATGTGGCAACGTCCGGTAAGGGGCCTGGGCGTGGTCGAACCCTGGCTCCTGACGCGACGGACGCCCGAGGAGTAG
- a CDS encoding enoyl-CoA hydratase/isomerase family protein produces MADTPEHTHDDRRYGDHVVVKRHTHVAELVLDRPKAMNAVSTDMARSLTDACHALASDRTVRAVVLTSTHDRAFCVGADLKERNALTDAELLAQRPLARAAYTGVLDLPMPTIAAVHGYALGGGFELALACDVIVADSTAVVGLPEVSVGVIPGGGGTQLLPRRVGAARAAELVFSARRVEAPEARQLGLVDELVEAGDDREAALAMAARFAANSPVGLRAAKRALRVGWGLEFRAGLEVEDAAWRTVAFSPDRAEGVAAFNERRTPRWND; encoded by the coding sequence ATGGCGGACACGCCGGAACACACGCACGACGACCGGCGCTACGGCGACCACGTCGTCGTCAAGCGCCACACCCACGTCGCCGAACTCGTCCTCGACCGCCCCAAAGCCATGAACGCCGTCTCGACGGACATGGCCCGCTCCCTCACCGACGCCTGCCACGCCCTCGCGTCGGACCGAACCGTACGGGCGGTCGTCCTCACCTCGACCCACGACCGCGCCTTCTGCGTAGGCGCCGACCTCAAGGAACGCAACGCCCTCACCGACGCCGAACTCCTCGCCCAACGCCCCCTCGCCCGCGCCGCCTACACCGGCGTACTGGACCTCCCCATGCCGACGATCGCCGCGGTCCACGGCTACGCCCTCGGCGGCGGCTTCGAACTCGCGCTCGCCTGCGACGTGATCGTCGCGGACAGCACGGCGGTGGTGGGTCTGCCCGAGGTCTCGGTCGGCGTCATCCCGGGCGGCGGCGGCACGCAACTGCTGCCCCGCCGCGTAGGAGCGGCCCGCGCGGCGGAGCTGGTCTTCTCGGCCCGCCGGGTGGAGGCCCCCGAGGCGAGACAGCTCGGCCTGGTGGACGAGCTGGTCGAGGCGGGCGACGACCGCGAGGCGGCGCTCGCGATGGCCGCCCGGTTCGCCGCGAACTCACCGGTCGGCCTGCGGGCGGCCAAGCGCGCGCTGCGGGTCGGCTGGGGACTGGAGTTCCGGGCGGGCCTGGAGGTGGAGGATGCGGCCTGGCGCACGGTCGCGTTCTCGCCGGACCGCGCGGAGGGAGTGGCGGCGTTCAACGAACGCCGGACCCCACGCTGGAACGATTGA
- a CDS encoding GGDEF domain-containing protein produces the protein MGEDRRLRAVVALAQGMAAAPTPRDAWRAAALRACDALAGSFAALSVWERDRGCLRVLANVGARAEDEEEFPEDETYPVHEFPEITEFLHERWAGGVGPSAWVETAGGPEGASATRAGYCHQRVAALRRRGRGACVVAPVVLHGRAWGELYVARPVGAPVFDRADADFATVLASVVAAGIAQTERLEEARRLAFTDALTGLANRRAVDMRLDEALDRHRAEGAVVSLVVCDLNGLKQVNDTRGHAVGDRLLERFGSVLSLCGAMLPGTLAARLGGDEFCLLAVGPPGDEVVRAADELCRRAAELELGDGVACGVASTDDPIGPVRSGRRLFRLADAAQYRAKALRAGKPVVAGREGANDPVVRLADARPEGAERRTFRGRLP, from the coding sequence ATGGGTGAGGACAGACGGTTGCGGGCCGTGGTCGCGCTGGCGCAGGGCATGGCCGCCGCGCCCACCCCCCGCGACGCCTGGCGCGCCGCCGCCCTGCGGGCCTGCGACGCGCTCGCCGGCAGCTTCGCCGCGCTCTCCGTCTGGGAGCGCGACCGCGGCTGCCTGCGCGTCCTGGCGAACGTCGGCGCCCGCGCCGAGGACGAGGAGGAGTTCCCCGAGGACGAGACGTACCCCGTGCACGAGTTCCCGGAGATCACCGAGTTCCTGCACGAGCGCTGGGCCGGCGGCGTCGGCCCGAGCGCCTGGGTGGAGACGGCCGGCGGCCCGGAGGGCGCGTCGGCCACCCGCGCCGGCTACTGCCACCAGCGCGTCGCCGCGCTCCGCCGCCGCGGTCGCGGCGCCTGCGTCGTCGCCCCGGTCGTGCTGCACGGCCGCGCCTGGGGCGAGCTGTACGTGGCGCGGCCGGTGGGCGCCCCCGTCTTCGACCGGGCGGACGCCGACTTCGCGACCGTGCTCGCCTCCGTCGTCGCCGCCGGGATCGCGCAGACCGAGCGGCTGGAGGAGGCCCGTCGGCTGGCCTTCACCGACGCGCTCACCGGGCTGGCCAACCGCCGTGCCGTCGACATGCGGCTGGACGAGGCGCTGGACCGGCACCGGGCCGAGGGCGCCGTCGTCAGCCTCGTCGTCTGCGACCTCAACGGGCTGAAGCAAGTCAACGACACCCGTGGCCACGCGGTCGGCGACCGTCTGCTGGAACGTTTCGGTTCCGTGCTCTCCCTGTGCGGCGCGATGCTCCCGGGCACGCTCGCCGCGCGGCTCGGCGGCGACGAGTTCTGCCTGCTCGCGGTCGGGCCGCCCGGCGACGAGGTGGTCCGCGCGGCCGACGAACTGTGCCGGCGCGCGGCCGAGCTCGAACTGGGGGACGGGGTGGCGTGCGGCGTCGCCTCCACGGACGACCCCATCGGACCGGTCCGCTCGGGCCGCCGCCTCTTCCGCCTCGCCGACGCCGCGCAGTACCGGGCGAAGGCCCTCCGGGCGGGCAAGCCGGTGGTGGCAGGACGCGAAGGCGCCAACGACCCGGTCGTCCGCCTCGCGGACGCACGCCCGGAAGGCGCGGAGCGCCGCACGTTCCGCGGCCGCTTGCCGTGA
- the hutH gene encoding histidine ammonia-lyase: MQTVVVGTTTVTASDVLAVARDGARIELNDDARTALAAARRTVDALAAKPDPVYGVSTGFGALATRHIGADLRTQLQRNIVRSHAAGMGPRVEREVVRALMFLRLKTVCSGHTGVRPEVAQTMADILNAGITPVVHEYGSLGCSGDLAPLSHCALTLMGEGEAEGPDGVVRPAAELLAAHGIAPVELREKEGLALLNGTDGMLGMLLMALADLDTLYKTADVTAALSLEALLGTEKVLAPELHAIRPHPGQAASAANMLAVLKGSGLTGHHQDDAPRVQDAYSVRCAPQVAGAGRDTLAHARLVAERELAAAVDNPVVLPDGRVESNGNFHGAPVAYVLDFLAIAAADLASIAERRTDRLLDKNRSHGLPPFLADDPGVDSGLMIAQYTQAALVSELKRLAVPASVDSIPSSAMQEDHVSMGWSAARKLRTAVGNLARVLAVELYAATRAIELREGLTPAPASRAAIDAARAAGVGGPGPDRHLAPDLAAADAFVREGGVVAAVETVTGPLA, translated from the coding sequence ATGCAAACCGTGGTGGTGGGCACCACCACAGTCACCGCGTCCGACGTCCTCGCCGTCGCCCGCGACGGCGCCCGCATCGAGCTCAACGACGACGCCCGCACGGCCCTCGCCGCCGCCCGCCGCACCGTCGACGCACTCGCCGCCAAGCCCGACCCCGTCTACGGGGTCAGCACCGGCTTCGGCGCCCTCGCCACCCGGCACATCGGCGCGGACCTGCGCACCCAGCTCCAGCGCAACATCGTCCGCTCGCACGCCGCCGGCATGGGCCCCCGCGTCGAGCGTGAGGTCGTCCGCGCGCTGATGTTCCTGCGGCTGAAGACCGTCTGCTCCGGGCACACCGGCGTGCGCCCCGAGGTCGCGCAGACCATGGCCGACATCCTGAACGCCGGCATCACCCCGGTCGTCCACGAGTACGGCTCCCTCGGCTGCTCCGGCGACCTCGCGCCGCTCTCGCACTGCGCGCTCACCCTCATGGGGGAGGGCGAGGCCGAGGGCCCCGACGGCGTCGTACGCCCCGCGGCCGAACTCCTCGCCGCGCACGGCATCGCCCCCGTCGAGCTGCGCGAGAAGGAGGGGCTCGCCCTCCTCAACGGCACCGACGGCATGCTCGGCATGCTGCTCATGGCCCTCGCCGACCTCGACACCCTCTACAAGACCGCCGACGTCACCGCCGCCCTCAGCCTGGAGGCCCTGCTCGGCACCGAGAAGGTGCTCGCCCCCGAGCTGCACGCCATCCGCCCGCACCCCGGGCAGGCCGCCAGCGCCGCCAACATGCTCGCCGTGCTCAAGGGCTCCGGCCTCACCGGGCACCACCAGGACGACGCGCCCCGGGTGCAGGACGCGTACTCCGTGCGCTGCGCGCCCCAGGTCGCGGGCGCCGGCCGGGACACCCTCGCGCACGCCCGCCTCGTCGCCGAGCGCGAGCTGGCCGCCGCCGTCGACAACCCGGTGGTGCTGCCCGACGGACGGGTGGAGTCCAACGGGAACTTCCACGGCGCGCCGGTCGCGTACGTCCTGGACTTCCTCGCCATCGCCGCCGCCGACCTCGCCTCCATCGCCGAGCGCCGCACCGACCGGCTGCTCGACAAGAACCGCAGCCACGGGCTCCCGCCGTTCCTCGCGGACGACCCCGGCGTCGACTCCGGGCTGATGATCGCCCAGTACACGCAGGCCGCCCTGGTCAGCGAGTTGAAGCGGCTCGCGGTGCCGGCCTCCGTCGACTCGATCCCGTCCTCCGCGATGCAGGAGGACCACGTCTCGATGGGCTGGTCGGCGGCGCGCAAGCTGCGGACGGCGGTCGGCAACCTCGCCCGCGTCCTGGCGGTCGAGCTGTACGCGGCCACGCGCGCGATCGAGCTGCGCGAGGGGCTGACCCCGGCACCGGCGAGCCGTGCGGCGATCGACGCGGCCCGCGCGGCCGGCGTCGGCGGCCCGGGCCCCGACCGCCACCTCGCCCCCGACCTGGCGGCGGCGGACGCCTTCGTCCGCGAGGGCGGCGTCGTCGCGGCCGTCGAGACCGTCACCGGGCCGCTCGCCTAG
- a CDS encoding LPXTG cell wall anchor domain-containing protein, whose protein sequence is MSAARRSSSTARRSLLTATAAGTMLAALWFVPSANASQDVSQESTSTMTDSSAVARTSTDTAATTEHTAARAADTASETTAGTGGGTATQTLEGPAGTRLADTGSIDTTPYVVGGTLLLGLGAGFVAYSVRRERTAAY, encoded by the coding sequence GTGTCCGCCGCACGCCGATCGTCGTCCACCGCACGCCGGTCGTTGCTGACCGCCACCGCCGCGGGGACCATGCTCGCGGCCCTCTGGTTCGTCCCGTCCGCGAACGCGTCGCAGGACGTGTCCCAGGAGTCGACGTCGACGATGACGGACTCCTCGGCGGTCGCGAGAACCTCCACGGACACGGCGGCGACCACGGAACACACGGCCGCACGGGCCGCGGACACCGCCTCGGAGACGACCGCGGGGACGGGCGGGGGGACGGCCACGCAGACCCTGGAGGGTCCGGCCGGCACCCGGCTCGCCGACACCGGCAGCATCGACACCACCCCGTACGTCGTCGGCGGCACGCTCCTGCTCGGCCTGGGCGCGGGCTTCGTGGCGTACTCGGTACGACGGGAGCGCACGGCGGCGTACTGA
- a CDS encoding L,D-transpeptidase translates to MTDGKRRKGLVAASALLGGVLVLTGCSGGDSDAGGGDGDSTSQAKADEAAAQKASEADIAITPKDGSDNASINNAAKVTVAKGTLTDVTMTTASGTAVSGQISADKKSWAPSGQLERATTYKVAVTAKDSKGRAAHENASFTTVSQAHSFIGNFTPDNGTTVGVGMPVSINFDKAITNKSAVQKGITVSSSTGQEVVGHWFNANRIDFRPEKYWTENSTVTLKLALDGVEGANGVYGVQQKTVTFKIGRNQVSYVDAQTKQMKVTQDGKTIKTIPISAGSPDNKTYEGQMVISEKFKETRMNGATVGFTDDDGKGEYDIKDVPHAMRLSSSGTFIHGNYWGAKSIFGSVNTSHGCVGLSDTKGANDSSTPAAWFYNNSLIGDVVVVQNTGDKTIAPDNGLNGWNMSWADWKAGSAV, encoded by the coding sequence ATGACGGACGGTAAGCGGCGCAAGGGTCTCGTGGCCGCGTCCGCACTGCTGGGTGGCGTGCTGGTGCTCACCGGGTGCAGCGGTGGCGACTCCGACGCCGGGGGAGGCGACGGCGACTCCACCTCACAGGCGAAGGCCGACGAGGCGGCCGCGCAGAAGGCGTCCGAGGCGGACATCGCGATCACGCCGAAGGACGGTTCCGACAACGCGTCCATCAACAACGCCGCCAAGGTGACGGTCGCCAAGGGCACGCTGACCGACGTGACCATGACCACGGCCTCCGGCACCGCCGTCTCCGGCCAGATATCGGCCGACAAGAAGAGCTGGGCGCCCAGTGGCCAGCTCGAGCGGGCCACCACCTACAAGGTCGCGGTGACCGCGAAGGACTCCAAGGGCCGCGCCGCCCACGAGAACGCGTCGTTCACCACCGTCTCGCAGGCGCACTCCTTCATCGGCAACTTCACGCCGGACAACGGCACCACGGTCGGCGTCGGCATGCCCGTGTCGATCAACTTCGACAAGGCCATCACCAACAAGTCGGCCGTCCAGAAGGGCATCACCGTCTCCTCCAGCACCGGTCAGGAGGTCGTCGGCCACTGGTTCAACGCCAACCGCATCGACTTCCGCCCCGAGAAGTACTGGACGGAGAACTCCACGGTCACCCTCAAGCTCGCGCTCGACGGGGTGGAGGGCGCGAACGGCGTCTACGGCGTCCAGCAGAAGACGGTGACGTTCAAGATCGGCCGCAACCAGGTCTCCTACGTCGACGCGCAGACCAAGCAGATGAAGGTCACGCAGGACGGCAAGACCATCAAGACCATCCCGATCTCCGCCGGTTCGCCCGACAACAAGACGTACGAGGGCCAGATGGTGATCTCCGAGAAGTTCAAGGAGACCCGGATGAACGGCGCCACGGTCGGCTTCACGGACGACGACGGCAAGGGCGAGTACGACATCAAGGACGTGCCGCACGCCATGCGGCTGAGCAGCTCCGGCACGTTCATCCACGGCAACTACTGGGGCGCCAAGTCCATCTTCGGTTCCGTGAACACCAGCCACGGCTGCGTCGGCCTGTCCGACACCAAGGGCGCCAACGACTCCAGCACGCCGGCCGCCTGGTTCTACAACAACTCCCTCATCGGTGACGTGGTCGTCGTCCAGAACACCGGCGACAAGACCATCGCCCCGGACAACGGCCTCAACGGCTGGAACATGAGCTGGGCCGACTGGAAGGCCGGCTCGGCCGTCTGA